The nucleotide window CACTGAAATACCCCTAATGTATCTCCTGCTGTGAGCATTTTATACGTTTCTTCGTCATCAAGAGGTATATCGTCGAGTTCCATGACTTTTTCCTGTGTTACCCTTATATTCTCCATGGTTTTCCTCAGAATCGTAAGGTTTTTCAATCCCAGAAAATCCATCTTAAGTATTCCCAAATTTTCCAGTTCTTTCATCTGATACTGTGTAGACAGAAAAGAAGCCCGTCCGTCTGAATAAGTGGGTATTTCATCATCAAGAATATCTTTGGAAATAACCATTCCCGCGGCGTGAACCGATGCATGTCTTACTTTCCCCTCTAGTTTCAGGGAATAATCTATTACATCCCTTACCTCATTATCACTGTTATAAAGATCTTTTAACTCACGGACATTTTTCAATGCATCTTCCAGTTCTGAAAAATGCGGTATTAGTTTTGCCACTTTATCTACTTTTTTCAGGCTGATATCCAGAACTCTTCCTACATCCCTGATTGCCGCTCTGGCTTTTAAAGTACCAAAAGTAATTATATGTGCCACTTTTTCATGCCCGTATTTCTTTACTACGTAATCTATTACCTCTTCTCTCTGCTCCTGATCAAAGTCTATATCTATATCAGGCATTGAAATTCTTTCAGGATTCAGAAAACGTTCAAAGATCAGGTTATATTTTATTGGATCTACTTCTGTTATGTTCAGGGCATATGAAACTATGCTTCCTGCTGACGACCCCCTTCCGGGTCCCACATAGATACTGTTATCTTTTGCATATTTAATAAAATCCCAGACTATTATAAAATAACCGTTATAACCCATTTTATTTATTATATCAAGCTCATAATCCGCTCTTTCAGTAATTTTTTCCTCAAGAGGTTCTCCGTATTTCTTCCTAAGCCCGTCATACACAAGCTCTCTTATATACTCTGCCTCGCTTTTCCCTTCTGGAAGATCATATTCAGGGAACTTAAATTTATCAAACTCAAAAGTCACATTACATTCTCTTGCTATTTTCACACTGTTATCAATAGCTTTTTCATATCCTGAAAAATTTTCTTTCATCTGTTCTGCTGATTTCAAATAAAGATCATTATTTTTTAGTTCTGTATTTTCCGAATTTATTTTGGTTCCGTCTTTTATGGAGATCATTATTTTTTGCAGGACACTGTCGCCGAAATTAGGATAATATACATCATTGCTCGCCACATATTCCGCGTTGCATTCCTCTGCCATTTCTATATAAAGCTTTATCTTATCCTTTAGTCTCTCCGCGGCAGGCACTTCCACATAAAAGCTTTCGCCGAAATCCTGTACAAGCTTAGTAATTATATTCTTAAACTCGCTGTATTTATAAGTCAGTATTGACTCAGTCAGTTCGCTGTTTATCCCACCTGAGAGTATAAAAAGACCCTCAGAATATTTTTTTAATTCTTCATATCTTATTTTATTCCTGCTTCTGCTGAATCTGCTGAATGACAATGATGAAAGCTTACACAGATTCTTATAGCCTGTCTGGTTTCTTGCAAGCAGTGTCAGCGAAAATTCACCTTCGGAAAAAAAACCGTCCATAAATATTTCAAGCCCGATTATAGGCTTTATTCCCTTTTTAAAAGCCTTTTCATAAAATTCAACCACGCCGAACATAGCTGTGTCAGTCACAGCCAATTGCTTAATATTCAGTTTTTTCGCCCTGTCCAGATATTCTTCTATTTTGCCTACTCCCTCAAGAAGTGAATATTCTGTATGCAGTTTTAAATGTACAAACTCTTCTCTCATCATTCAATCACCAGTTTAGATCAATTTTTCCAAAATCTGTGCTACTCCGTCTTCGTTATTCGTTGCAATAATTTTTTCTTTATCAAATATTTCTTTGAGATTTTCAGGGGCATTTCCCATTAAGTAACCGTATTTCACATAACTGAGCATCTCTTTATCATTCCAGTGGTCTCCGAAAGCCATGGCATTTTCTCTGGAAATTCCGCTTTCTTCTAACACTTTTTTTACAGCACTTCCTTTATTTACACCATTTTGCAGAATCTCCATATAATACTCACTTGAAAATACATATTCCACTCCTGAAAGCCTTTTCTCAAGTATTTTTTTCATCTCTTCAAGCCTGTTATATTCTGCTACAAAGAGAGCCTTTGTGGATTTTTTCCCGACGAAATCGTCAAAATTTATAAGATTCCATTTGATATCTGTTAGGCTTGAATAATATTCTGCCTCTTTACCTGCATTTTCCACGTACCATTTATCATCTTTATATAAATTCAGGTGAATTTTATACTCACGTGATATCTCTATGAGCTTTTTTACTGTTTCTTCGTCAAGCGGTCTTTCTGAAAGCACTTCTTTTGTTTTCAGATTAATTATTCTTGCTCCGTTATAATTAATTGCCAGATCATCAAGACCTAGTTTTTCTACATATGAAGAGGCAGATTCCCAGCTTCTTCCTGTGGATACATATATGTTTATCTGTTTTTTCAGCTCTGTTATTACATCCAAAAGTCTTTTTGATATACTTTTGTCATCATGCAGAACTGTTCCGTCCAAGTCTAAAAATACCGATTTTACATCCATTTTTATTTTCTTCCTCCCGCATATTTAGTATCTTATTTATTTTATTGCCGCTAATATAAATATAACAATATCAACAGCTTATAATTACCAATCTTATCCATCAATACAAGATTCTATATTTTTGCAGTTATTCAAATAATCAAGAGCTATATCCAGAATATTCAAAAACAAAAAATCCGGTGATGCTGTTACTCCATGATTAAGTATTTTTGCATAAAAATCCAGAAAAGTCATATTTTCTTTCTCTTTGTCAAAGCTTCGCAAAATCTCTATTGTTTTATAATTCTTCACAATATATCCCGTATTGCCCAATGTTTTCATATTTCTTTCCAGATCAAAAATAAATTCTTTTTCTCCGATTATTTTCATTGCTTTTTCCAGTTTTATAAAAGTAGAATATATATTTATTCCGTTATATTTATAATAAATTTTCTCGAATTTCTGCATATTTTTCTTAGATGTAAATTTTTTCAGAAATTCTTCATATCTTTCATCTGTTAATATATCTGACACATTATCCGTTCTGAATTTTTTACCAAACCAGTTTAGTGAAAATATTGATTCTACCTCTTTTATTTTGGAATAATTCAGATTCTTTTTCTCTGACTCCAGTATTTTCTCATTTCTCAAAAGGTAAAAATATTCTTTCTCGATTGTGTAATAAACATCTACGGCTTTAGCCGGAGAAACTCCGCTTTCTATTATGCCGTCAATTATGCTTATATAGATTTCCACTATATAATTCAGTATGGTATTCTTCCAGTCAATAAGCCTTTCTTCCCCTTTATCGCCGTAATAATAATGAAGCCTTCTAAAATTATGTATTGATTCAAACAGCCTTTTCTCATTATCTGTATAAAGTTTCAGATATTTACTGTATTTTTCAGGAAGTTTTTTTACTTTTATCAAAAAATATTTAAGTATATGAACATAGACCTCTTCATACCACTTTTTCACAGCTTCGGCAAAATCATCAATTTTGTAAATTTCCTGAAAATTTTCTATCATTTCAAAAGTAAAGTCATTATATTCAAAGTCTATTCCTGTTATTTTCAAAAGGATTTCATTTCCTTTTATTTTTTCAGCTGACAGCTTCATCTCCCTGTCAGTTTTGTATAATTTTAAAAAATCATTTCTTCTTTCTTCATGAATAATACATTTATTAGCCAGTGAAATATCCTCATTTGTTTTTACCATATTTACAAAATCGATAACAGCGTAAAGATATCCCTGATCTCCCTGTTTTTCCCTGCTTATAAAATATTTATGATCCAGTACAAATATAAACAGATCATTTATATTAAAGCCTTCGTAATACTCTGTCATAGAATTAGACTCAAGAATACCCGTAATACTTCTGAAAATATCCCTGCGCCAATATCTTGCGGCTTCCTTATAAGTGCATTTTACGGATTTTTTTTCAAGAAGAAATTTTTGATATGATTTTATTTCGGTATCCAGTCTGTCGTATCTTCCAAGTTCTGTGAAAACAATATCCTGTATATCTGTTTCTTTTTCAAAAATAAATTTTTCCCTGTATACAAGATCTTCTGTATCTTCACCTGAAGGGAGAAATTCAGTAACTTCCGCCTCTATACTGGGATAATGCAGAAACTTCGCCACCGAAACACGGTGGTTTCCGTCATAAACATAGTAAGTATCTTTTATTTTATATAAAATTACAGGTGGCAGTGACTCTTCCTTCATACAGGCTACATAAATCTTTGTCCATCTTTCCTTTATTACTTCATTTTTCGGAACAAAATTTTTATCAAAATCCTTATATTTTTCCACGCTTCCTGCTATTTGATCCACTCTTACGTCCCTTATCCCGAGAATAGAACTATTATACGCCTGTTCCTGTTTCTGTACATTTTTAAAAGATTCCAGCCCGCTTTTTTGTTTATTTATACCAAATAGTCCTTTAGATGTCTTAATAAATTTCTTATATGCATTTTCTGCTTCTCTCTGTAAGTTTTCATTATACAGATCCATAACACATTACCTCTTTATTTCTTCATTTTTCAATCTCAAGCAGTTTATAACCAAAAACATTCATTATCCTCGTCTCACCCACATAAGTTTCCTGCACTGCAAGATAATTATGAAGATGCACATGACCATGAACCCACAGCTTCGGCTTAAACCATTTTATTACTTTATTAAATATCTTAAATCCCTCATGGACTTTCTCGTCAGTGTCATGTATACCTTTTGGCGAAGCATGAGACACCACAATATCAACTCCCCGCCATAAGCTGAAAATATTCTTTATCACCTTGCATGTCATCTGAAAATCCGTGTACTGATGTTCCTTGTGTGAATAAAGCTTTGAGCCGTCCAATCCGAAAATCCTCAGTCCCTTATACTTTAAAAACTTTCCGTCTATATTTTTCGCAAATGTAATGGGATGATCTTTATGATAAATATGATTACCATTTACATAAATCAGATCTTTATCCAGTGTGGATACAAGAAAATCTATATATCTGTTGGAGACATCACCTGCAGATATTATAAAATCAATATCCCTGAATTTATTTTTCATAGATTCCAGATTCATATTAGACAGGATATCTATGTCACTGACACATAAAATCTTATACTTTTTCTTCATCATTTCATTCCTTTTAACTTCCAGTATAGTTAAAACACGTTGCAATTACTGCTATTTTGATAATGAAAAATATTTTTATACAGAAAAAACGAAATTTCTGCTGCCGCATTCTGTCTGACTGATTAAACAATACAGAATAAAGTACAACATTAAAGTCTTTTTTGAATTTTACTCGTCATATCCAAGTTCTTTTAAAAAGTCTTTTTTCTTTCTCCAGTTTTTCTTTACTTTTACCCATAAATTCAAAAAGACTTTCTTTTCAAGAAGAGCTTCTATTTCAAGTCTTGCTTCACTTCCTACTTTTTTCAGCAGATTCCCGTCTTTTCCTATGATGATCCCCTTCTGCGAATCTCTTTCCACATAGATATTTATGTCGTATTTAGCTATTTTAGGAGTATTTTCTATATTTACTATCTCTATTGCTATACTGTGAGGTATCTCGTCTTTTGTATAAAATAAAAGTTTTTCCCTTACAATCTCTCTTATCATCTTATTTATGGAAATATCAGTATACATATCCTCAGGATAGTACCATACATCTGATGTGAGGTATTCCTGAAGCTCTCCGTATATTTTATGCATCCCTATTCCATATTCAGCTGCTATTGTAATAATCTTGTCAAAATCACCGAGTTTTTCCTTTATTTCTTCAAGTTTATCCTGTATCTCCTGATCACTCATTTTGTCAGTTTTGTTTATCACAAGTACCACGGGAGTATTTACCGCTTTTACATGATCATTTACAAATTCATCGCCTGTACTTATTTCCTGAGTACCATCGAGCAGAAACATTATCGCGTCTACTCCTTTTAATGTTTCCAAGGCTACATTTGTCATATGTTCACCCAGAAGATGTCTGGGTTTGTGAATTCCCGGAGTATCCATAAAAATATACTGGTTTTCCCCTTTATTCACTATACCTTTTATTCTGTCTCTTGTTGTTCCAGATTTATTTGAAACTATTGCTACCTTTTCCTCTATTAGTTTATTCATCATAGTAGACTTTCCTACATTTGGTCTTCCTACTATTGCTATGAATCCTGAACGCATATTACACCTCTTTATTTAATATATTAATTTTTTTCTGTTGACTTTTCTTATAAAACATTGCATAAACATCACTGAAAATAAGATTTTTCTTTCCTGTGTATGATTTTTATTATTTTTTATATTGTACCACATTAAAAACCACAGAATCAATAAAAACCGGAAAAGCCGAAATCTTATAAAAAACCTACTCCGCCCTTTCTTTATAGCTCATATAGACTTCATTCAGCTTATTTATGCCAAAGTATTTTTCATAAAGCTCAACAGTGTATAAATCCATCATTCCTGAAAGATAATCTATTATGTTACGTTCTTTATCTGATTTCCAGTTTATTCTGTATTCTTCTGGAAGTAAAATACCGTTTCTGTTAAACTTTTCATCCATAAATAATTCAAACAGGCTTCTTAGAATTATTTCTCCCCGTTTTTCATAAATCACAACATTACTTTCCCTGTTTATCAGCTTAAATATCAGTTTCTTTAATTCTGAAGCCAGATTTCCGTATTCGTTGAAATAAAGTCTTTTTACCCCGTTTTCCTCGACGCAGATAATATCCTGTATTAAATCATTTACTATATTGCCTCTTACATTTTTTCTGAAAATTTTGCTGTATTCCTCAGTTGTATTAGATTCTTCTGCCTCTTCATGAGCATTTTCAAAGACATTTTTTACAAGTTCGTATTCTCGCTCGCTCAAATTTTCTTTTTTCAGCTGATTCATAAACTCTCTGTCATTAAAAAATTTCAGATTCAAGGCATCCTCAAGGTCATGTCCTATATACGCTATTTCATCTGCAAGATCCATTATCTGTGCATCAAGTGTCATAGGCTTTATCCCAGTTTTATCCACAATAGACTTTATCACTTCATAATCATCAGCGTATAAGAATCTTTTCTGTCTCTCTGTATTTTTATTAAAAGACTTTACTATTGACAAAAGACTTCTTTTAGACAGATTCAAGCCTTGTATTCCGCCTTTTGCCCTTTCCAGTCTCGTTAATATACGTAATGTCTGAGCATTTCCTTCAAAACCTTCAAGACCGTTTTCCACTGCAAGCCTGTCAAGCACTGTCTCTCCGTAATGACCAAAAGGAGGATTTCCCAGATCATGAGCCAGCGAAGAAAATTCCAGAACATAGTTATCTTTTATGGAATAAAAATTATCATCCCCAAGCTCATCAGGAAAAATACTGATAAAATAATCTACTATTCCCCTTGCTATCTGTGACACCTCTATACTGTGCGTAAGCCTGTTTCTGTAATGTTCTGCATAATTAACATCCAGAAGCTGCATTTTCCCCTGAAGGCATCTGAACGAAGACGAATGTATAAGCCGTGCATAATCCTTTTGGTAAGGGTTTCTCTCTACTTTGCTTATTATTTTTTTCTTTTCGTTTTCGAGACGTTCTTCAAACACCGGCTTATTCAGCTCGGCATATTTTTCTTTCAGATACTTAAGCAGTTTCCCGTTATTTTCCGAAGTTCTCGGCATAAGTTCCCTCATTTCTTTATATAATAAAATTTTTTTATAATCTTAAATTTCTCTTTTATATTATAACATAAAATCACTTTATATGCTTTATTTCGGTAAACGCTTTTTTTCATACCGCAGAAACCATTTTTACATATCAAATACAGTTTTTTAAATAACATAATATTCTTTGATAAAACTTAGAGAAAACTAAGCTTTATTAAGATAAAAAATAACGTTGACTTTGATTTTTTTTCAGAGTATAATTTGTTAACAAAAAACATTTATATTCTTTTTAATCATATAATGACTGGAGGCAAATATTATGTCAGCAGAAAATGTGAGGAACAGAAAGGCGTATTTTATAGGAGGAGGTGTAGGTGCACTTTCCGGTGCGGTTTTTCTTATCAGAGACGGAAAGATGCCCGCAGAAAACATTCATATATATGAAAAACTAAATATAAGCGGCGGAAGTATGGACGGAAGCGGAAATGCAGATGACGGATATGTTATCAGGGGAGGACGTATGTTTGACTATGAGCAGTATCCCGCACTCTGGAATGTCCTTTCGGAAATACCGGCTATTTCCAATAAAAATATCTCAGTTTATGATGAAATAAAAGATTTTAATGAAAAAGTACAGACAAACGGCAAAGCCCGTCTTGTGGACAGAAACGCTCAGATAACCGATGTTTCTTCCATGGGTTTTGATGAAAGCGACAGAATATCACTTGTAAAACTTATGGTAAAATCTGAACATTCTCTTGAAGATATTACCATTGAAGACTTCTTTTCACCTCATTTTTTTACTACCAATTTCTGGTATATGTGGGCCACTACTTTTGCTTTTGAACCCTGGCACAGCGCTATAGAGTTCAAGAGATACCTGCATATTTTCATTCATGAATTTCCTAGAATAAATAATCTTTCCGGAGTAAAGCGTTCTCTTTATAATCAGTACGATTCTGTTATCCTCCCTATGGAATTATGGCTGAAAGAACAGGGTGTTGTTTTTGAATACGATTGTGAAGTAAAAGACATAGAATTTAATACCATTGAAAATAATGAAAAAAGCGTTTCAAAATTATACATTTCGCGAAACGGTACTAATGAAAACGTTAATATAAATCATGATGATATAGTCATAATTACAAACGGTTCCATGACAGCTGCCACTACGCTGGGAACTATGACATCCCCGCCTGTTTTTTCAAAGTCAAACCTTGGCACTTCATGGGAATTCTGGGAGAAGATATCTGCCGGAAAGCCTGAA belongs to Sebaldella sp. S0638 and includes:
- the dnaE gene encoding DNA polymerase III subunit alpha → MREEFVHLKLHTEYSLLEGVGKIEEYLDRAKKLNIKQLAVTDTAMFGVVEFYEKAFKKGIKPIIGLEIFMDGFFSEGEFSLTLLARNQTGYKNLCKLSSLSFSRFSRSRNKIRYEELKKYSEGLFILSGGINSELTESILTYKYSEFKNIITKLVQDFGESFYVEVPAAERLKDKIKLYIEMAEECNAEYVASNDVYYPNFGDSVLQKIMISIKDGTKINSENTELKNNDLYLKSAEQMKENFSGYEKAIDNSVKIARECNVTFEFDKFKFPEYDLPEGKSEAEYIRELVYDGLRKKYGEPLEEKITERADYELDIINKMGYNGYFIIVWDFIKYAKDNSIYVGPGRGSSAGSIVSYALNITEVDPIKYNLIFERFLNPERISMPDIDIDFDQEQREEVIDYVVKKYGHEKVAHIITFGTLKARAAIRDVGRVLDISLKKVDKVAKLIPHFSELEDALKNVRELKDLYNSDNEVRDVIDYSLKLEGKVRHASVHAAGMVISKDILDDEIPTYSDGRASFLSTQYQMKELENLGILKMDFLGLKNLTILRKTMENIRVTQEKVMELDDIPLDDEETYKMLTAGDTLGVFQCESPGIRRLMQKMKIEKFEDIVALLALYRPGPLRSGMVDDFIASKNEGAAIKYPHDALIDVLSETYGVILYQEQVLKIVNVLANYTMGEGDSLRRAMGKKIPELMAQNREIFIKRAVENNITPDKAEEIFNLIDKFSGYGFPKSHSVAYALVAYWTAYLKTNYFKEFFAATMSTEMYNIDRLSLFINEARDKGVKVLLPDVNLSAYEFLAEKDGIRFGLLAIKHVGINIVKKVIEVRKNEKFDSYEDFVYKLKKEGLNKKQLEAFVFSGSLDKIHNNRKEMFLSIDKVLEWCEKKFNSEEDLQMILFGGKSQKIGIFSIEKSEEYSEGLLLEKEKEFLGVYLSKHPLDNYKILMDTIDKSRMDNLKQGKRVRVIGLVKDIKKMITKKTGEPMARFFIEDYGTKTEVVCFPRDYINFSHEIFDGNVVIAEGTVSSDNIGRLNVNMTSINSLKDIDENRKLKLYILIDEETKGKMVQVKKIITENKGTNQVYFAVNEAGKKEIIKLSEKYRVSITSKFIEELSELLDYKKIKIK
- a CDS encoding HAD family hydrolase, whose translation is MDVKSVFLDLDGTVLHDDKSISKRLLDVITELKKQINIYVSTGRSWESASSYVEKLGLDDLAINYNGARIINLKTKEVLSERPLDEETVKKLIEISREYKIHLNLYKDDKWYVENAGKEAEYYSSLTDIKWNLINFDDFVGKKSTKALFVAEYNRLEEMKKILEKRLSGVEYVFSSEYYMEILQNGVNKGSAVKKVLEESGISRENAMAFGDHWNDKEMLSYVKYGYLMGNAPENLKEIFDKEKIIATNNEDGVAQILEKLI
- a CDS encoding metallophosphoesterase codes for the protein MKKKYKILCVSDIDILSNMNLESMKNKFRDIDFIISAGDVSNRYIDFLVSTLDKDLIYVNGNHIYHKDHPITFAKNIDGKFLKYKGLRIFGLDGSKLYSHKEHQYTDFQMTCKVIKNIFSLWRGVDIVVSHASPKGIHDTDEKVHEGFKIFNKVIKWFKPKLWVHGHVHLHNYLAVQETYVGETRIMNVFGYKLLEIEK
- the era gene encoding GTPase Era, with the translated sequence MRSGFIAIVGRPNVGKSTMMNKLIEEKVAIVSNKSGTTRDRIKGIVNKGENQYIFMDTPGIHKPRHLLGEHMTNVALETLKGVDAIMFLLDGTQEISTGDEFVNDHVKAVNTPVVLVINKTDKMSDQEIQDKLEEIKEKLGDFDKIITIAAEYGIGMHKIYGELQEYLTSDVWYYPEDMYTDISINKMIREIVREKLLFYTKDEIPHSIAIEIVNIENTPKIAKYDINIYVERDSQKGIIIGKDGNLLKKVGSEARLEIEALLEKKVFLNLWVKVKKNWRKKKDFLKELGYDE
- a CDS encoding deoxyguanosinetriphosphate triphosphohydrolase family protein, with amino-acid sequence MPRTSENNGKLLKYLKEKYAELNKPVFEERLENEKKKIISKVERNPYQKDYARLIHSSSFRCLQGKMQLLDVNYAEHYRNRLTHSIEVSQIARGIVDYFISIFPDELGDDNFYSIKDNYVLEFSSLAHDLGNPPFGHYGETVLDRLAVENGLEGFEGNAQTLRILTRLERAKGGIQGLNLSKRSLLSIVKSFNKNTERQKRFLYADDYEVIKSIVDKTGIKPMTLDAQIMDLADEIAYIGHDLEDALNLKFFNDREFMNQLKKENLSEREYELVKNVFENAHEEAEESNTTEEYSKIFRKNVRGNIVNDLIQDIICVEENGVKRLYFNEYGNLASELKKLIFKLINRESNVVIYEKRGEIILRSLFELFMDEKFNRNGILLPEEYRINWKSDKERNIIDYLSGMMDLYTVELYEKYFGINKLNEVYMSYKERAE
- a CDS encoding oleate hydratase; amino-acid sequence: MSAENVRNRKAYFIGGGVGALSGAVFLIRDGKMPAENIHIYEKLNISGGSMDGSGNADDGYVIRGGRMFDYEQYPALWNVLSEIPAISNKNISVYDEIKDFNEKVQTNGKARLVDRNAQITDVSSMGFDESDRISLVKLMVKSEHSLEDITIEDFFSPHFFTTNFWYMWATTFAFEPWHSAIEFKRYLHIFIHEFPRINNLSGVKRSLYNQYDSVILPMELWLKEQGVVFEYDCEVKDIEFNTIENNEKSVSKLYISRNGTNENVNINHDDIVIITNGSMTAATTLGTMTSPPVFSKSNLGTSWEFWEKISAGKPEFGNPKVFDSDIDRSFWESFTVTCNKDNKFLDMMEKFSGNTPGTGALVTLKDSNWLMSIVIAYQPHFLNQPEGVTVFWGYGLFPNREGDYIKKKMTECTGEEILAELLHHLKFDDYIPEMISTSNCIPCILPFITSQFMPRKISDRPRVRPAGYKNLAFIGQFVEIPEGVVFTVEYSVRTAMTAVYDFLEIDKKIPAYFKGDKDIMVLFDSFVTMHK